A stretch of the Amycolatopsis sp. BJA-103 genome encodes the following:
- a CDS encoding GNAT family N-acetyltransferase: MSTDTPIIETSSFPLSVAGDEITAAQLHGILRLRVDVFVVEQNVAYHEIDGRDLLPGTRHLWIGGSVAVDSYLRVLQDAGGTFRIGRVCTAVRSRGKGLAGRLMETALAGIGAAPCVLDAQTYATKFYAKYGFVAEGDEFMEDGIPHITMWRREAPQP; this comes from the coding sequence GTGAGCACCGACACCCCGATCATCGAGACCTCGTCGTTCCCGCTGTCCGTCGCCGGTGACGAGATCACCGCAGCACAGCTGCACGGCATCCTCCGCCTGCGCGTCGACGTGTTCGTCGTCGAGCAGAACGTCGCCTATCACGAGATCGACGGGCGGGACCTTCTGCCCGGCACCAGGCACCTCTGGATCGGCGGCTCCGTCGCCGTCGACTCGTACCTTCGCGTGCTGCAGGACGCCGGCGGCACCTTCCGCATCGGCAGGGTGTGCACGGCCGTCCGCTCACGAGGCAAGGGCCTGGCGGGACGGCTGATGGAGACCGCGCTCGCGGGCATCGGTGCCGCGCCGTGCGTGCTCGACGCGCAGACGTACGCGACGAAGTTCTATGCCAAGTACGGTTTCGTGGCCGAAGGCGACGAGTTCATGGAAGACGGGATCCCGCACATCACGATGTGGCGCCGGGAGGCGCCGCAGCCGTGA
- a CDS encoding S1 family peptidase, with product MPKKSRRTLLLAVGAVLATAVMVPIAVNSASADDSAVGGPDKAVEPRIVGGGKASVSQYPYAVYLADRSGNQYCGAVIVSSTTVATAAHCAVAVKKNDVRVVAGREDKRSRDGVELRVSKVWVSPDYSGDPGKGDDIAVMTVSGQLPYRPAKVADNGNADLYREGTKATVLGWGRVADGGARSDYLRSAVVPVVSDKTCRTAYSGYDPSDMVCAGYPEGGVDACQGDSGGPLMVGDTLIGIVSFGEGCAKANKPGVYTRVSHYANEISQQNSRGLIG from the coding sequence ATGCCCAAGAAGTCACGTCGCACCCTGCTGCTCGCCGTCGGGGCGGTACTCGCGACGGCCGTGATGGTGCCGATCGCGGTCAACAGCGCGTCGGCGGACGACAGCGCGGTGGGCGGGCCGGACAAGGCCGTCGAACCGAGGATCGTGGGCGGTGGCAAGGCTTCGGTCTCGCAGTATCCGTACGCGGTCTACCTGGCCGATCGCAGTGGGAACCAGTACTGCGGAGCGGTGATCGTCAGCTCCACGACGGTCGCGACGGCGGCGCACTGCGCGGTCGCGGTCAAGAAGAACGACGTCCGGGTGGTCGCCGGCCGGGAGGACAAGCGCTCGCGGGACGGCGTGGAACTGCGCGTTTCGAAGGTCTGGGTCAGCCCCGACTACAGCGGCGACCCCGGCAAGGGCGACGACATCGCGGTGATGACGGTCAGCGGCCAGTTGCCGTACCGGCCCGCGAAGGTCGCGGACAACGGCAACGCCGACCTCTACCGCGAGGGGACGAAGGCGACGGTGCTCGGCTGGGGCCGCGTCGCCGACGGAGGCGCGCGTTCGGACTACCTGCGCAGCGCGGTCGTCCCGGTGGTCAGCGACAAGACCTGCCGCACCGCGTACTCCGGCTACGACCCGAGCGACATGGTGTGCGCCGGATACCCCGAAGGCGGGGTCGACGCCTGCCAGGGCGATTCGGGTGGCCCGCTGATGGTGGGCGACACGCTGATCGGGATCGTTTCGTTCGGCGAAGGCTGCGCGAAGGCGAACAAACCGGGCGTGTACACCCGCGTCTCGCACTACGCGAACGAGATCTCGCAGCAGAACAGCCGGGGCCTGATCGGCTGA
- a CDS encoding 8-amino-7-oxononanoate synthase, which translates to MTSPGPAPQNLPPDQVFDWLDVEAEKRAEAGLVRKLRIRQAQEPELDLAGNDYLGLARDKRVAGAAAAAALRWGAGATGSRLVSGTTDVHAELEQELARFCGTQAALVFSSGFTANLGAVTALSGADSAIVTDKYIHASLIEGCRLSRSDIAAVAHSDPSAFKHALATRRKPRALVVTDSVFSVDGDIAPLEQLAAVCREHGASLLVDDAHGFGVLGEGGRGAVHAAGLSSAPDVVTTITLSKSLGAQGGAVLGPRRVIKHLVDTARSFIFDTALAPASAAAALAALNALKAEPELATKVTEAAGNLAYQLKAAGFRVGLPDAAVISVQAPSPEAAVTWAAECADQGVRVGCFRPPSVPDGISRLRLTARADLTEADVDRAVAVITAAAPPGATS; encoded by the coding sequence GTGACTTCTCCCGGCCCCGCTCCCCAGAACCTCCCGCCCGACCAGGTCTTCGACTGGCTCGACGTGGAGGCGGAGAAGCGGGCCGAGGCCGGGCTGGTGCGCAAGCTGCGCATCCGGCAGGCGCAGGAGCCCGAACTCGACCTCGCGGGCAACGACTACCTCGGGCTCGCCAGGGACAAACGCGTCGCCGGTGCGGCCGCCGCGGCCGCGTTGCGCTGGGGCGCGGGAGCGACCGGCTCCCGCCTCGTCTCCGGCACGACCGACGTCCACGCCGAACTCGAGCAGGAACTCGCCCGCTTCTGCGGCACGCAGGCCGCGCTGGTCTTCTCGTCCGGCTTCACCGCGAACCTCGGCGCCGTCACGGCCCTGTCCGGCGCTGATTCCGCGATCGTCACGGACAAGTACATCCACGCCTCGCTGATCGAAGGCTGCCGCCTGTCCCGGTCGGACATCGCCGCCGTCGCGCACAGCGATCCGAGCGCCTTCAAACACGCTCTCGCGACCCGCCGCAAACCGCGCGCGCTCGTCGTCACCGACTCCGTGTTCTCCGTCGACGGTGACATCGCCCCGCTGGAGCAACTCGCCGCCGTCTGCCGGGAACACGGCGCTTCGCTGCTCGTCGACGACGCCCACGGCTTCGGCGTTCTCGGCGAAGGCGGCCGCGGTGCCGTCCACGCCGCGGGACTCTCCAGTGCGCCGGACGTCGTCACCACGATCACGCTGTCGAAATCCCTTGGGGCGCAAGGCGGAGCGGTGCTCGGGCCGCGTCGCGTGATCAAGCATCTCGTGGACACCGCGCGCAGTTTCATCTTCGACACCGCGCTCGCGCCCGCCAGCGCCGCCGCGGCGCTGGCCGCGCTCAACGCGTTGAAGGCCGAGCCGGAGCTGGCCACCAAGGTGACCGAGGCGGCCGGAAACCTTGCGTACCAACTGAAAGCGGCGGGGTTCCGGGTCGGTCTCCCGGACGCCGCGGTGATCTCGGTGCAGGCGCCGTCGCCCGAAGCCGCCGTCACGTGGGCGGCCGAGTGCGCGGATCAGGGGGTGCGGGTCGGCTGCTTCCGCCCGCCGTCCGTGCCCGACGGCATCTCCCGCCTGCGCCTGACCGCGCGGGCCGACCTCACCGAGGCCGACGTGGACCGCGCGGTCGCCGTGATCACGGCTGCGGCGCCTCCCGGCGCCACATCGTGA
- a CDS encoding DEAD/DEAH box helicase, with amino-acid sequence MTVTFNSGHTSPSARQHRKPRTRPAGDAMLHNDAVESVEATTWAELGLPEPLLRALAEGGITTPFPIQSATIPDALAGRDVLGRAQTGSGKTLAFGLAMLTRLNGGRARPKHPRALILVPTRELAMQVADSLTPLAKSLGLWCRTAVGGMAFTRQADALSRGVDLLIATPGRLSDHVRQGTASLSDCTFIALDEADQMADMGFMPQVREILDLTPRDGQRLLFSATLDGDVDRLVRAYLTNPVTHSVAPSTASVTTMDHHVLQVSHQDKQDIITEIGAREGRTIMFVRTKHHVDRLTERLREKGVHAAALHGGKTQGQRNRVLSDFKEGFAPVLVATDVAARGIHVDDISLVLHVDPAADHKDYLHRAGRTARAGASGVVVTLVTHDQRRMVRRMTDRAGVRAEQTTVRPGDAELARITGAQQPSGEPVIERRRESPRRGGGRGYGGGDRGGYQGSREGHGHREGGRPGGFRGRPRRGESGGGSGRPQRPGTGRPRRSYDS; translated from the coding sequence GTGACAGTCACGTTCAACTCCGGCCACACCTCACCGTCGGCCCGGCAGCACCGCAAGCCGCGCACCCGCCCCGCGGGTGACGCAATGCTGCACAACGACGCCGTCGAGAGTGTCGAGGCCACCACCTGGGCGGAGCTCGGTCTTCCCGAGCCTCTGCTGCGGGCACTGGCCGAGGGCGGGATCACCACCCCGTTCCCGATCCAGTCCGCGACCATCCCCGACGCGCTCGCCGGCCGCGACGTGCTGGGCCGCGCCCAGACCGGTTCCGGCAAGACCCTGGCCTTCGGCCTCGCGATGCTGACCCGGCTCAACGGCGGCCGCGCCCGTCCGAAGCACCCCCGCGCGCTGATCCTGGTCCCGACCCGTGAGCTGGCCATGCAGGTCGCCGACTCGCTGACCCCGCTGGCCAAGTCTCTCGGCCTGTGGTGCCGCACCGCCGTCGGCGGCATGGCCTTCACCCGCCAGGCCGACGCGCTTTCCCGCGGCGTCGACCTGCTGATCGCCACCCCCGGCCGGCTGTCGGACCACGTCCGCCAGGGCACCGCGTCGCTGTCGGACTGCACCTTCATCGCGCTCGACGAGGCCGACCAGATGGCCGACATGGGCTTCATGCCGCAGGTCCGCGAGATCCTCGACCTGACCCCGCGTGACGGCCAGCGTCTGCTGTTCTCGGCGACCCTCGACGGTGACGTCGACCGCCTGGTCCGCGCCTACCTGACCAACCCGGTCACGCACTCGGTCGCCCCGTCGACCGCGAGCGTCACCACCATGGACCACCACGTGCTCCAGGTGTCGCACCAGGACAAGCAGGACATCATCACCGAGATCGGCGCCCGCGAGGGCCGCACGATCATGTTCGTCCGCACCAAGCACCACGTGGACCGCCTCACCGAGCGCCTGCGCGAGAAGGGCGTCCACGCGGCCGCTCTGCACGGCGGCAAGACCCAGGGCCAGCGCAACCGGGTCCTCTCGGACTTCAAGGAGGGCTTCGCCCCGGTCCTCGTCGCCACGGACGTCGCCGCTCGCGGTATCCACGTCGACGACATCTCGCTGGTGCTGCACGTCGACCCGGCCGCCGACCACAAGGACTACCTGCACCGCGCCGGCCGGACCGCGCGCGCCGGGGCGTCCGGTGTCGTGGTCACGCTGGTCACCCACGACCAGCGCCGCATGGTGCGCCGGATGACCGACCGCGCCGGTGTCCGCGCCGAGCAGACCACGGTCCGCCCGGGCGACGCCGAGCTCGCTCGCATCACCGGTGCGCAGCAGCCCAGCGGTGAGCCGGTCATCGAGCGTCGTCGTGAGTCCCCGCGTCGCGGCGGTGGCCGCGGCTACGGTGGCGGCGACCGCGGTGGCTACCAGGGTTCGCGCGAGGGTCACGGTCACCGCGAAGGCGGCCGTCCCGGCGGCTTCCGCGGCCGCCCGCGTCGTGGCGAGTCCGGTGGCGGCAGCGGCCGCCCGCAGCGTCCGGGTACCGGACGCCCGCGTCGCAGCTACGACAGCTGA
- a CDS encoding M15 family metallopeptidase, protein MSSIPAPPPAPLWQVGAKPLPLRRDGFGQILPTPPVLADRSLPTADLLPPPAGNRFSGTVIPVPAEVLARSTWQAGCPVKAGELRYLTLSFWGFDGRAHTGEMLVNASAANAVVTAFGRLFTAKFPIEEMRVTTPAELTAPPTGDGNNTNAFVCRPARGQTNWSAHAYGLAIDVNPFCNPYTKGDLVLPELASAYLDRANRRPGMITAGDRTVAAFTAIGWTWGGTWTTPVDRMHFSANGR, encoded by the coding sequence ATATCGAGCATCCCGGCCCCGCCGCCCGCACCGCTCTGGCAGGTCGGCGCGAAGCCGCTTCCCTTGCGGCGTGACGGTTTCGGGCAGATCCTCCCGACTCCTCCCGTGCTGGCCGATCGTTCATTGCCGACCGCGGACCTGCTTCCCCCGCCGGCCGGGAACCGGTTCTCGGGCACGGTGATCCCAGTCCCCGCCGAGGTTCTCGCGCGCAGCACCTGGCAAGCGGGCTGTCCGGTGAAAGCAGGCGAACTGCGCTATCTCACGTTGTCGTTCTGGGGTTTCGACGGCCGCGCGCATACCGGCGAAATGCTCGTGAACGCCTCGGCGGCGAACGCCGTCGTCACCGCATTCGGGCGGTTGTTCACCGCGAAGTTCCCGATCGAGGAAATGCGCGTGACCACTCCCGCCGAGCTCACCGCTCCCCCGACGGGTGACGGGAACAACACCAACGCCTTCGTCTGCCGCCCGGCCCGCGGCCAGACGAACTGGTCGGCGCACGCCTACGGACTCGCGATCGACGTCAACCCGTTCTGCAACCCGTACACCAAGGGCGATCTCGTGCTGCCCGAACTCGCGTCGGCGTACCTCGACCGGGCCAACCGGCGGCCGGGGATGATCACCGCCGGGGACCGGACCGTCGCGGCCTTCACCGCGATCGGCTGGACCTGGGGCGGGACCTGGACCACGCCGGTGGACCGGATGCACTTCAGCGCGAACGGACGTTGA
- a CDS encoding serine protein kinase RIO, with translation MRKHDLEESYEQSPRRTRRARFDDEPEPARGGRLTEAERVRLARLREDAYTETAIPDGADRWSTWGEAEHGPYPRPDWVITELAAVDTELGILKTGKEADVHLVRRNLPGTEGTVLAAKRYRSGEHRLFHRDAGYLEGRRMRRSREMRAMETRSSFGRNLIAEQWAVAEFGALSRLWAVGAPVPYPVQRDGTELLLEFLGDGETAAPRLAQVRPEPEQLRELWFQTSAMLELLASQGLAHGDLSAYNLLVHRRQIMVIDLPQVVDIVANPGGLEFLARDVRNIATWFHSRGLPERLTAVPELIGELQEIAGLR, from the coding sequence GTGCGCAAGCACGATCTCGAAGAGTCTTACGAACAAAGTCCCCGCCGCACCCGTCGCGCTCGTTTCGACGACGAACCCGAACCCGCTCGCGGCGGACGGCTCACCGAAGCCGAACGCGTCCGGCTGGCTCGGCTGCGCGAAGACGCTTACACCGAAACAGCGATCCCTGACGGCGCCGACCGCTGGAGCACCTGGGGTGAAGCCGAGCACGGGCCGTACCCGCGACCCGACTGGGTGATCACCGAGCTGGCGGCGGTGGACACCGAACTCGGCATCCTCAAAACCGGCAAGGAGGCCGACGTCCACCTCGTCCGGCGCAACCTGCCCGGTACCGAGGGCACGGTGCTGGCGGCCAAGCGGTACCGCAGTGGCGAGCACCGCCTCTTCCACCGTGACGCCGGCTATCTCGAAGGCAGGCGGATGCGTCGCTCGCGGGAGATGCGGGCCATGGAAACGCGCAGCAGCTTCGGCCGCAACCTCATCGCCGAGCAGTGGGCGGTGGCCGAGTTCGGCGCGCTGAGCAGGCTGTGGGCGGTCGGGGCCCCGGTGCCGTACCCGGTGCAGCGCGACGGTACCGAACTGCTGCTGGAATTCCTCGGCGACGGCGAGACGGCCGCGCCGCGGCTCGCGCAGGTCCGGCCGGAGCCGGAACAGTTGCGGGAACTGTGGTTCCAGACCTCGGCGATGCTGGAACTGCTGGCGTCGCAGGGGCTCGCGCACGGCGACCTCTCGGCGTACAACCTGCTCGTCCACCGCAGGCAGATCATGGTGATCGATCTCCCTCAGGTGGTCGACATCGTGGCCAACCCCGGCGGGCTCGAGTTCCTCGCGCGGGACGTGCGGAACATCGCCACGTGGTTCCACTCACGGGGACTGCCGGAGCGGCTGACGGCGGTCCCGGAGCTGATCGGGGAACTGCAAGAGATCGCCGGCCTCCGCTGA
- a CDS encoding S8 family peptidase, whose amino-acid sequence MRGELRRHRIAGAVLTGACVAASLAFAGSATAAEGQIRGAGVPGAVTDGYIVSLKSGDAGLAAKYGGQVKATYTAALNGFSAKMTEAQAKRLAADPNVDFVQQDAVAHMTGTQTNPTWGLDRIDQKNLPLDKKYTYPNDGAGATVYVLDTGVDYRQSEFGGRASSGYDFIDNDSDAKDCQGHGTHVAGTVGSATYGVAKGAKIVSVRVLNCQGSGQYSQIISGIDWVVKNAKGPSVLTMSLGGPADSGVDSAVRRAVSAGITNTVASGNSNTDACSTSPARVREAITVNATQNDDRRSTFSNYGSCTDIFAPGTNITSTRNGGGTQQMSGTSMATPHVAGAAAIYLTSHPSANPAAVASGLASAATSGVVTSPGSGSTNKLLNVAGL is encoded by the coding sequence ATGCGTGGAGAACTTCGACGTCACCGGATCGCGGGTGCGGTGCTCACCGGGGCCTGTGTAGCGGCCTCGCTGGCCTTCGCCGGATCGGCGACGGCCGCCGAGGGGCAGATCCGCGGCGCCGGTGTGCCGGGAGCCGTCACTGACGGGTACATCGTCTCGCTGAAGAGCGGCGACGCCGGCCTCGCGGCCAAGTACGGCGGCCAGGTGAAGGCGACTTACACCGCCGCGCTGAACGGCTTCTCGGCGAAGATGACCGAGGCACAGGCCAAGCGGCTCGCCGCCGACCCCAACGTGGACTTCGTCCAGCAGGACGCTGTCGCCCACATGACCGGCACCCAGACCAACCCGACCTGGGGCCTCGACCGGATCGACCAGAAGAACCTGCCGCTGGACAAGAAGTACACCTACCCGAACGACGGTGCCGGTGCGACGGTCTACGTCCTCGACACCGGTGTCGACTACCGCCAGTCGGAGTTCGGCGGCCGTGCGAGCAGCGGTTACGACTTCATCGACAACGACAGCGACGCCAAGGACTGTCAGGGCCACGGCACGCACGTCGCGGGCACCGTCGGCAGCGCCACTTACGGCGTGGCCAAGGGCGCCAAGATCGTCTCGGTCCGCGTGCTGAACTGCCAGGGCAGCGGCCAGTACTCGCAGATCATCAGCGGGATCGACTGGGTCGTGAAGAACGCCAAGGGCCCGTCGGTGCTCACCATGAGCCTCGGCGGACCGGCCGACTCCGGTGTGGACTCCGCCGTGCGCCGCGCGGTCTCGGCGGGCATCACCAACACGGTGGCTTCGGGGAATTCCAACACGGACGCCTGCTCCACCAGCCCGGCCCGCGTGCGTGAGGCCATCACCGTCAACGCCACCCAGAACGACGACCGCCGGTCCACGTTCTCGAACTACGGCAGCTGCACCGACATCTTCGCGCCCGGCACCAACATCACCTCGACCCGTAACGGTGGCGGCACCCAGCAGATGAGCGGTACCTCGATGGCGACCCCGCACGTCGCCGGCGCGGCCGCGATCTACCTGACCTCGCACCCGTCGGCCAACCCGGCCGCCGTGGCCTCCGGTCTGGCGAGCGCCGCCACCAGCGGTGTCGTGACGAGCCCGGGCTCCGGTTCGACCAACAAGCTGCTGAACGTGGCAGGTCTCTGA
- a CDS encoding ATP-binding protein has product MLVGRDAELGEILDGAMRSPSVIMLEGEAGVGKTRLATELLACPELAGRPVLTGSCQPLREPFPYGVVFDALKDVRPARELNPVTGVLAPYLPELAAYLPQPPARLADPRAERHRLFRAVRELLGALGPHVLLIEDLHWADDGSRRLLRFLMTDPPPGLTLLLTYRREETPGGIPLGSAFRPAPGTAHVLVTLRPLDRDGVQALVSALLGEANVSAEFAARLHERTAGIPFVVEEVVHAVAGIEGAVHADGATARRLLDAVEVPALLREATVERLTALPPAARRITEAAAVLGIPSTPDLLTAAAALTPERAHRALVLALERNVLVETGEGEYGFRHALAQQAVYRTIPGPDRQELHRRAARLLRDRLPQSLVRLAEHCRKAGDRAGALKYGEAAADQASTVGDLATATDLLRTLLDEPGLQPSDVDRLAVKFSSVACNGLAQTEVVPALERLLTDGRLSGRLSGEVRLGLGLLLVRQAGGLEAARTEIEIAVNDLADRPDLAGRGMGVLAQPWVGATPLHEHRRWMDRVDGLIDRATDPGLKIILLANNAASRLHIGDARGWDMLDRAPTSVSSPDEQRHLARLHCNSADACAWTGHHRRARSLLRSGMQLAADCGAPYVVSTARATAVHTDWLTGNWDGLAERADALIDEYRDLLPVTSELCLVLGLLAAARGEWDEAAVRFAGTAADQPENAFTPVAIAAHAGMAGMLLAQDLGEAAVTQAEKGLELLRAKGVWAWGADLVMAAVDAYCATGQDAAAQALTDEFEREIGDLDAPSTRAALAANRGLVAASRGDHAEAIKAFEQARARFDALPAPYHAALIAERATRCRLAMNEDVAETFAALAEAFDHLGATRDAARCRHAFRSTGAVAPSRRGRRGYGDELSPRERDVARLLAAGHTNREIAEVLFLSRRTVEQHVASVLRKLKVRSRSELAGLRSA; this is encoded by the coding sequence GTGCTCGTCGGCCGTGATGCGGAACTGGGCGAGATCCTCGACGGCGCGATGCGCTCGCCGTCGGTGATCATGCTCGAAGGCGAAGCGGGGGTGGGCAAGACCCGGCTCGCCACCGAGCTGCTGGCCTGCCCCGAACTGGCCGGACGACCGGTCCTCACCGGAAGCTGCCAGCCGTTGCGGGAGCCCTTCCCGTACGGCGTGGTCTTCGACGCGCTGAAGGACGTCCGCCCGGCGCGCGAACTCAACCCCGTGACCGGGGTACTCGCGCCCTACCTGCCGGAACTCGCGGCCTACCTGCCCCAGCCGCCCGCCCGGCTCGCCGATCCGAGGGCCGAACGGCACCGGCTCTTCCGCGCCGTCCGGGAACTGCTCGGCGCGCTGGGCCCGCACGTCCTGCTCATCGAAGACCTCCACTGGGCGGACGACGGCTCCCGCCGCCTGCTGCGGTTCCTGATGACCGACCCGCCCCCGGGGCTGACCCTCCTGCTCACCTACCGGCGTGAGGAGACGCCCGGCGGTATCCCGCTCGGCAGCGCCTTCCGGCCCGCGCCCGGCACCGCGCACGTGCTCGTCACGCTCCGGCCGCTGGACCGCGACGGCGTCCAAGCGCTGGTGTCGGCGTTGCTCGGCGAAGCGAACGTCTCGGCCGAGTTCGCCGCGCGGCTGCACGAGCGGACCGCGGGGATCCCGTTCGTGGTCGAGGAGGTCGTGCACGCGGTCGCGGGCATCGAGGGCGCGGTGCACGCCGACGGCGCGACCGCGAGGCGTCTGCTCGACGCGGTCGAAGTCCCGGCTCTGCTGCGTGAAGCGACTGTCGAACGCCTCACCGCGCTGCCGCCCGCCGCCCGGCGGATCACCGAGGCCGCCGCCGTCCTCGGCATACCGTCCACTCCGGACCTGCTGACCGCCGCGGCCGCGCTCACCCCCGAACGCGCCCATCGCGCGCTCGTCCTCGCGCTCGAACGCAACGTCCTGGTGGAGACCGGCGAGGGCGAATACGGCTTCCGGCACGCGCTCGCCCAGCAGGCCGTCTACCGCACCATCCCCGGCCCCGACCGGCAGGAACTGCACCGGCGGGCCGCGCGGCTGCTGCGCGACCGGCTCCCGCAGTCCCTCGTGCGGCTCGCCGAACACTGCCGTAAGGCGGGCGACCGGGCCGGGGCCCTGAAGTACGGCGAAGCGGCCGCCGATCAGGCGTCGACGGTCGGTGATCTCGCCACCGCGACGGATCTGCTCCGCACCCTGCTCGACGAACCGGGACTGCAACCGTCCGATGTGGACAGACTGGCGGTCAAGTTCAGTTCGGTGGCGTGCAACGGCCTCGCCCAGACCGAGGTCGTCCCGGCGCTGGAACGGCTGCTCACCGACGGCAGGCTGTCCGGGCGCCTGAGCGGCGAGGTCCGGCTGGGGCTCGGGCTTCTGCTGGTGCGCCAGGCCGGTGGGCTGGAAGCGGCGAGGACCGAGATCGAAATCGCCGTCAACGACCTGGCCGACCGGCCTGACCTGGCCGGACGCGGGATGGGCGTCCTCGCCCAGCCCTGGGTCGGCGCGACCCCGCTGCACGAGCACCGGCGGTGGATGGACCGGGTCGACGGGCTCATCGACCGGGCGACCGACCCGGGACTGAAGATCATCCTGCTGGCCAACAACGCGGCGTCGCGGCTGCACATCGGGGACGCGCGGGGCTGGGACATGCTGGACCGGGCGCCCACCAGCGTCAGCTCGCCCGACGAGCAGCGGCATCTGGCGCGGCTGCACTGCAACAGCGCCGACGCCTGCGCCTGGACGGGTCACCACCGGCGGGCCAGGAGCCTGCTGCGCAGCGGCATGCAGCTGGCCGCCGACTGCGGGGCGCCGTACGTCGTCAGCACGGCCCGCGCGACGGCGGTCCACACCGACTGGCTCACCGGGAACTGGGACGGTCTCGCCGAACGGGCCGACGCCCTGATCGACGAGTACCGCGACCTGCTGCCGGTGACCAGCGAACTGTGCCTGGTGCTGGGGCTGCTCGCCGCCGCCCGCGGCGAATGGGACGAAGCCGCGGTCCGGTTCGCCGGGACCGCGGCGGACCAGCCGGAGAACGCGTTCACGCCGGTCGCGATCGCCGCGCACGCCGGAATGGCGGGCATGCTGCTCGCGCAGGACCTCGGCGAGGCCGCCGTCACCCAGGCGGAGAAGGGACTGGAACTCTTGCGCGCCAAGGGTGTCTGGGCCTGGGGTGCCGATCTGGTGATGGCCGCCGTCGACGCGTACTGCGCCACCGGGCAGGATGCCGCGGCGCAAGCGCTGACCGACGAGTTCGAACGCGAGATCGGCGACCTCGACGCGCCGTCGACCCGTGCCGCGCTGGCCGCGAACCGCGGGCTCGTCGCGGCGTCGCGAGGGGACCACGCGGAGGCGATCAAGGCCTTCGAGCAGGCACGGGCGCGGTTCGACGCCCTCCCCGCGCCGTACCACGCGGCGCTGATCGCCGAACGGGCCACGCGGTGCCGCCTGGCCATGAACGAGGACGTCGCGGAGACGTTCGCCGCGCTCGCCGAAGCGTTCGACCACCTCGGCGCCACGCGTGACGCCGCACGCTGCCGTCACGCGTTCCGGTCCACCGGCGCCGTCGCCCCCTCTCGGCGTGGGCGCCGGGGTTACGGCGACGAACTGTCCCCGCGCGAGCGCGATGTTGCCAGGCTGCTGGCCGCCGGGCACACCAACCGGGAGATCGCCGAGGTGCTGTTCCTGTCCCGGCGCACGGTGGAACAGCACGTCGCGAGCGTTTTGCGGAAGCTGAAGGTGCGGTCGCGGAGCGAGCTGGCGGGGCTGCGGTCGGCTTAG